A single region of the Salmo salar chromosome ssa16, Ssal_v3.1, whole genome shotgun sequence genome encodes:
- the LOC106575357 gene encoding NTPase KAP family P-loop domain-containing protein 1-like — MELHMMREEIEDLLEQDGDPEMFEMFLKVHFQFRVRDAERLKLTMVNLDHSIRRQLARIRGTTRLKNSGWGRNLAPLNIRTVINMTSEDVCKALARMN; from the exons ATGGAGCTTCACATGATGAGGGAGGAGATcgaagacctgctggaacaggACGGAGATCCAGAGATGTTTGAGATGTTCCTCAAG GTGCATTTCCAGTTCAGGGTGAGAGACGCGGAGAGGTTGAAGCTGACCATGGTTAACCTGGATCATTCTATCAGGAGGCAGCTGGCCCGGATCAGAGGGACCACCAGACTGAAGAATTCTGGGTGGGGGAGGAACCTGGCTCCTCTCAACATCAGGACTGTTATCAACATGACCTCTGAGGATGTCTGCAAAGCG CTGGCAAGGATGAACTAA
- the LOC106575350 gene encoding zinc finger protein 239-like yields MASVKLEDCSQTLELNVNIKDEEEEEEIGKSVCDGDHVETFSTSREQQQEDHRAKRSHHCPHCEEIFPFLSGLKIHLKIHTGDNPYSRTDCGKRFTTSHSLTDHQSVHSGEKPFSCSDCGKSFSRLSHLKRHQSIHKGEKPYSCSDCGESFAQLGTLKKHQRIHTGEKPYFCSDCGKNFSRLDTLKTHERIHTGEKLYSCSHCGKCFTTSTELKVHQRTHTGEKPYSCSDCGVSFSRLGHLKTHESIHTGEKPYYCSDCVKFFTTSTELKVHQRTHTGEKPYSCSDCGASFSQLGNLKTHERIHTGEKPYYCSDCRKCFKTSTGLKVHQRTHTGEKPYTCSHCGVSFSRLGHLKTHERIHTREKP; encoded by the exons atggcatcagtgaagctggaagactgcagtcaaacactggagctgaatgtcaacattaaagatgaagaagaggaggaggagatcggGAAATCTGTTTGTGATG gggaCCATGTTGAGACtttctctacatccagagagcaacagcaggaagatcacagagctaagaggtctcaccactgcccacattgtgaggaGATTTTCCCGTTTCTATCAGGGCTAAAAATACACCtaaaaatacacacaggagataatCCTTATTCCCgcactgactgtgggaagagattcacaacATCACATTCTCTGACAGATCATCAGAGTGTGCACTCTGGAGAAAAGCctttctcctgctctgactgtgggaagagtttctctcgactgagccatttaaaaagacaccaaagtatacataaaggagagaagccttactcctgttcTGACTGTGGTGAGAGTTTCGCTCAACTGGGGACTTTAAAAAAACACCAAcgtattcacacaggagagaagccttacttctgttctgactgtgggaagaattTCTCCCGATTGGATAccttaaaaacacatgaacgtatacatacaggagagaagcttTACTCCTGCTCTCATTGtggaaaatgcttcacaacatcaactgagctaaaagttcatcagagaacacacacaggagagaagccttactcctgctctgactgtggggtgAGTTTCTCTCGACTGGGCCACTTAAAAACTCATGAAagtatacatacaggagagaagccttactactgctctgactgtgtgaaattcttcacaacatcaactgagctaaaagttcatcagagaacacacacaggagagaagccttactcctgctctgattgCGGGGCGAGTTTCTCGCAACTGGgcaacttaaaaacacatgaacgtatacatacaggagagaagccttattacTGCTCTGACtgtagaaaatgttttaaaacatcaactgggctaaaagttcatcagagaacacacacaggagagaagccttacaccTGCTCTCACTGTGGTGTGAGTTTCTCTCGACTGGGacacttaaaaacacatgaacgtatacatacaaGAGAGAAGCCTTAA
- the LOC106575402 gene encoding NTPase KAP family P-loop domain-containing protein 1-like: MITKDLPSDHIYAYALSKTLIKVSSPATVGLYSSCQNRINMILRYIEVHMEQEAERREQSYQGRSKPRSVKTSITGLLALICRLLFYRPVWTEENQRRKNVRFIYVRFSAWHFAGSDLLWAGLVMRLCLALQESFGELQLGLYRVAQHNEEDEVRKKVIENTSSEWRSKKFCCFPLWSLVLALLLAALIVLVFLVRKEMWLLSRFIQFMEVFEQRRIRVVLEITNLDRCAPKKIVGVLDAISILLSDEESPFISLLAVNPEVLVQQVNYADGCFSQEDRAYAFLNRIVTLAFTIPPLCHTSKHKVFYNIVSGQSEITEEVKGHGSKGIELRELDLGSPKSSLSWIESTSQTKETSSFLKEASIPLTDNNHIKAAHVAFALSEDEVDKAIESALESILSSNRGNLHHYISDDTMSMRRVINSIRVTVVLMEALKTDLPQPENIAAWVL; the protein is encoded by the exons ATGATAACAAAAG ATTTGCCATCGGATCACATCTATGCGTACGCTCTGTCCAAGACTCTGATTAAAGTGTCCTCTCCTGCCACGGTGGGCCTCTACTCATCATGTCAGAACCGCATCAACATGATCCTCAGATATATAGAGG TCCACATGGagcaggaggcagagaggagggagcagAGTTACCAGGGCAGGTCCAAACCTCGTTCCGTCAAAACCTCCATCACTGGTCTCCTAGCTCTGATCTGCAGGCTGCTGTTCTACAGACCCGTCTGGACCGAGGAGAACCAGCGACGGAAGAATGTCCGGTTCATCTATGTTCGGTTCTCCGCATGGCACTTCGCCGGGAGTGACCTCCTCTGGGCAGGGCTGGTGATGAGACTGTGCCTGGCACTGCAGGAGAGCTTCGGGGAACTTCAG CTGGGCCTGTACCGCGTGGCGCAGCACAACGAGGAGGATGAGGTGAGGAAGAAGGTGATTGAAAACACATCGTCAGAGTGGAGATCTAAGAAGTTCTGCTGTTTCCCTCTCTGGTCCCTGGTCCTGGCCTTGCTGCTGGCTGCTCTCATAGTCCTCGTCTTCCTG gTGAGGAAGGAGATGTGGCTGTTATCCAGGTTCATCCAGTTCATGGAGGTGTTTGAGCAGAGGAGGATCCGCGTGGTTCTGGAGATCACTAACCTGGACCGATGTGCTCCTAAGAAGATCGTTGGTGTCCTGGATGCTATCAGTATACTGCTCTCTGATGAGGAGTCCCCCTTTATCTCTCTGCTGGCAGTCAACCCTGAGGTCCTTGTTCAACAG GTGAACTATGCAGACGGGTGCTTCAGTCAAGAAGACAGAGCCTATGCCTTCTTGAACCGCATCGTGACCCTGGCCTTCACCATACCGCCACTCTGCCACACCTCCAAGCACAAG GTGTTCTACAATATCGTTAGCGGCCAATCAGAGATCACGGAAGAAGTCAAGGGTCATGGGTCAAAGGGGATCgagctgagagagctggacctgggCAGCCCGAAGTCATCCCTCTCCTGGATCGAGAGCACCTCCCAAACAAAGGAGACGTCAAGTTTTCTGAAGGAGGCCAGTATTCCTTTGacagacaacaaccacatcaagGCGGCGCACGTGGCGTTTGCGCTGAGTGAGGACGAGGTGGACAAGGCAATAGAATCTGCGTTGGAGAGCATCCTGTCCAGTAACAGAGGGAACCTCCACCACTACATCTCTGATGACACCATGTCCATGAGACGGGTCATCAACTCCATCAGGGTGACCGTGGTGCTCATGGAGGCTCTGAAGACTGACCTGCCCCAGCCAGAGAACATCGCTGCCTGGGTACTGTAA